The following coding sequences lie in one Corticium candelabrum chromosome 10, ooCorCand1.1, whole genome shotgun sequence genomic window:
- the LOC134185611 gene encoding poly(U)-binding-splicing factor PUF60-like isoform X2, protein MIDTMNLLYYLFCCFFICKFSVFLRVFLLCISGDPNLIQLPPLITELTPDQEEMLEEAKKYCMEQSVAHVLRKQTTSQQQNMMALQEAAQRQRALMLMCRIYVGSIYYELKDENIKAVFTPFGPIRSIDMSFDPQTQRHKGYAFIEYETPEAAQIALEQMNGVVVGGRNIKVGRPNNVPQAAPVIAQLHQEAENWHRVYVGSIHPDLSEVDVKSVFEAFGRIKSCELCPEPSRPNRHRGYGYVEYDNRQSKLDAIASMNLFELGGQYLRVGKGLTPPLPFPGTPGAINPFVAVAPPSAPTTLPPAAAAAAAAVTAKIAQTELSEQLHGEPTHTVLRREPSPPIAAFSSPPAVVQPKVSPAEVAAKAAKAVANAKASADKVSASVKAGLPESASLQEEESMEIKGSNARLMLMQKLSSRQLESSVMVLKNMVTADEVDEELEAEVTDECGKYGSVRKVVIYQERQGDEEDAEVIVKIFVAFSSMSGAEAGVKALDSRWFGGKMVRAELYDEVKFKANQLSD, encoded by the exons ATGATCGATACTATGAACTTGCTGTACtacttgttttgttgtttctttatcTGCAAGTTTAGTGTTTTTCTACGCGTGTTTTTGCTTTGTATTTCAGGAGACCCGAATCTAATACAGCTGCCTCCTTTGATCACTGAATTGACTCCAGACCAAGAGGAAATGCTAGAGGAAGCAAAGAAATATTGCATGGAACAGTCTGTGGCTCAT GTGTTGAGGAAACAAACGACCTCACAGCAGCAGAACATGATGGCTCTGCAGGAAGCTGCACAGAGGCAGAGGGCATTGATGCTTATGTGCAG AATCTATGTCGGCAGCATCTACTATGAACTAAAGGATGAGAACATTAAAGCTGTTTTTACTCCTTTTGGTCCTATTAGAAGCATTGACATGTCATTTGACCCTCAGACACAACGTCACAAAGGATACGCATTCATAGAATATGAAACTCCAGAAGCAGCTCAGATTGCTCTTGAACAGATGAATGGTGTGGTTGTGGGAGGGAGAAACATCAAG GTTGGAAGGCCTAACAATGTTCCACAGGCTGCACCTGTCATTGCACAGTTGCATCAAGAGGCAGAAAATTGGCACCGAGTCTATGTTGGATCAATCCATCCTGATCTGAGTGAGGTTGATGTCAAGAG TGTTTTTGAGGCATTTGGGAGGATTAAGTCTTGTGAACTTTGTCCTGAACCATCCAGACCAAACCGTCACAGAGGATATGGCTACGTAGAATATGACAATCGACAGTCTAAACTTGATGCCATAGCTTCCATGAACTTGTTTGAGCTTGGTGGTCAGTACCTTAGAGTTGGCAAG GGATTGACACCACCTCTTCCTTTTCCTGGTACTCCCGGTGCTATTAATCCTTTCGTAGCCGTAGCTCCACCGTCTGCTCCTACAACTCTTCCTCCAGCAGcggcagctgctgctgctgcagttacAGCAAAGATTGCTCAGACAGAGCTAAGTG AACAGTTGCATGGAGAACCAACTCACACAGTTTTGCGAAGAGAGCCTTCTCCGCCAATTGCTGCTTTCTCTTCTCCACCAGCTGTTGTGCAGCCTAAAGTATCTCCTGCCGAAGTAGCAGCCAAAGCTGCTAAGGCTGTTGCAAATGCAAAGGCATCTGCTGACAAAGTGTCTGCGTCTGTCAAGGCTGGACTTCCAGAATCAGCCAGTCTGCAGGAAGAAGAATCAATGGAAATCAAAGGTTCTAATGCTCGATTGATGCTCATGCAGAAGCTGTCAAGCAGACAATTAGAG TCGTCTGTAATGGTATTGAAAAATATGGTTACTGCTGATGAAGTTGATGAGGAGCTTGAGGCTGAAGTCACTGATGAGTGTGGGAAATATGGATCTGTAAGGAAAGTTGTAATATATCAAGAGAGACAGGGAGACGAAGAGGATGCTGAAGTTATAGTCAAGATATTTGTTGCTTTTAGTTCCATGAGTG GAGCAGAGGCGGGTGTGAAAGCATTAGACAGTCGTTGGTTTGGAGGCAAGATGGTGAGAGCAGAACTGTATGATGAAGTGAAGTTCAAGGCAAATCAGCTGTCAGACTGA
- the LOC134185320 gene encoding short transient receptor potential channel 6-like yields MAAIELNSLSSSAATPGATKPLANTVSPVPSLLELVKGPTGHGRAERIKQLLKDGEKADVKSDKDRTLLHILALRTHQAQSPEELEEDNDVLECLVQKGADVNHLDKTGMTALHLAVRGNGSEKMIRNLIDKKCVNQVDNTGKTALDHLLFRWNFLSQTTLDTFVKAGAILTERDNQDPLCAPLVMICGRHTDGHNLLLSLFDELESKNIQKYAELMIKAAVYSGSAAAVEFLNHPNVMKCLSEIWYGQLDGQSSPQERSQPLRHYAFLLILFLVQSIALPFLLVIHLPYHGCNYKRWLNHLLAPLGEVPVITFMATSIGYVIFIALLIARVSTNGYESSMTPLEWIIFLYVLSLIAQEVRQIQQQYKHGLYFTRQTNCTDILMLLLFSTYYVLRWIGFYSDNEPLMEVLRASDHIFGFAVIMACLRVLTCFHVHPVLGPIQVSFVRIMKQVIFFLIILGVFLLSFGLGITNIYNAGLYSNKGSLPPATSGLWPSLRSLYWALFGLIDLDEFSNSELLDRNAETAVGKVVLALWLLLSVIVLLNMLIALVTKAFEDTQDNAEIVWKKAYVRVIEDITCSPSFPIPFNLFYITAETIYFLFQHQPNCKDNELVDEQRDLLEKERYRSLMVEQYLMTKAKANKNTDTIGSLHQLLSDMQEQIECRLNIIQQRVDNMTNLLVKNEL; encoded by the exons ATGGCTGCTATAGAACTGAACTCTTTGTCTTCTTCAGCTGCAACACCCGGAGCTACCAAACCGCTTGCAAACACTGTATCACCGGTACCGTCGTTGCTGGAATTGGTGAAGGGTCCAACAGGACATGGACGAGCTGAGCGCATCAAACAACTTCTAAAAGATGGAGAAAAAGCAGATGTGAAGTCCGATAAAGATCGCACGTTGCTGCACATTTTGGCCCTTCGAACGCATCAGGCGCAGTCACCAGAAGAGCTTGAAGAAGACAATGATG TTCTGGAGTGTCTTGTCCAAAAAGGAGCTGATGTGAACCATCTTGACAAAACTGGAATGACAGCACTTCATCTGGCTGTCAGAGGAAACGGGTCAGAAAAGATGATTCGAAACTTGATTGACAAGAAATGCGTAAACCAAGTTGACAACACGGGAAAGACAGCTTTAGATCATTTG TTGTTCAGGTGGAATTTTTTGTCTCAGACAACCCTGGACACATTTGTCAAGGCAGGAGCAATACTGACAGAAAGAGATAATCAAGATCCTTTGTGTGCACCTTTAGTCATGATATGTGGGCGTCACACTGATGGTCACAACCTTCTGTTATCACTGTTTGATGAGCTTGAATCAAAGAATATTCAGAAGTACGCTGAACTGATGATTAAAGCAGCTGTATATTCTGGGTCTGCAGCGGCTGTAGAG TTTTTGAACCACCCTAACGTTATGAAGTGCCTAAGTGAAATTTGGTATGGTCAATTGGATGGTCAATCAAGCCCACAGGAAAGATCACAGCCACTTCGACACTATGCCTTCCTTTTAATACTGTTTCTTGTTCAGTCCATAGCTCTGCCCTTTCTGTTGGTAATTCATCTGCCATATCATGGCTGTAATTACAAACGTTGGCTCAACCATCTACTGGCTCCCCTTGGTGAAGTCCCAGTAATCACATTCATGGCAACATCCATCGGTTACGTCATATTTATTGCCTTGTTGATCGCAAGGGTATCCACCAATGGATATGAAAGCAGCATGACGCCTCTAGAGTGGATTATCTTTCTCTATGTATTGTCTCTGATTGCGCAGGAGGTCAGACAGATCCAACAGCAATATAAACATGGGCTCTATTTCACTCGTCAGACTAATTGTACTGACATACTAATGTTATTGCTGTTCAGTACTTACTATGTTCTTCGCTGGATTGGCTTCTACTCTGATAATGAACCATTGATGGAAGTACTTCGTGCATCAGACCACATATTTGGATTTGCAGTCATTATGGCCTGTCTCCGAGTACTGACCTGTTTTCATGTCCATCCTGTCCTGGGACCAATTCAGGTGTCATTTGTCAGAAttatgaaacaagtcatatTCTTCTTGATCATACTGGGAGTGTTTCTTCTTTCATTCGGACTTGGAATCACAAATATCTACAACGCTGGCCTCTACTCTAATAAAGGCAGCCTCCCGCCAGCTACCAGTGG GCTGTGGCCTTCCCTGAGAAGCTTGTACTGGGCCTTGTTTGGACTGATTGATCTAGATGAATTTTCCAATAGTGAGCTGCTTGATAGAAATGCCGAAACAGCTGTTGGCAAGGTTGTTCTTGCTCTGTGGTTGCTGCTGTCGGTCATCGTTCTCTTGAATATGCTGATAGCTCTTGTTACAAAGGCCTTTGAAGACACACAG GATAATGCAGAAATAGTTTGGAAAAAAGCATATGTCCGCGTCATTGAAGACATCACTTGCTCTCCCTCTTTTCCTATTCCCTTCAACTTATTCTACATTACTGCTGAAACTATTTACTTTTTGTTTCAGCATCAACCAAATTGT AAGGATAATGAATTAGTTGATGAACAACGAGACTTGCTTGAGAAGGAGAGGTACAGGTCATTAATGGTAGAGCAGTATCTCATGACTAAA GCCAAAGCCAACAAAAACACAGATACCATTGGTTCATTGCATCAGCTGTTGAGTGACATGCAAGAGCAGATTGAATGTCGTCTGAATATTATACAACAAAGAGTAGACAACATGACAAATCTGTTGGTAAAAAATGAACTTTGA
- the LOC134185611 gene encoding poly(U)-binding-splicing factor PUF60-like isoform X1, with protein MADPETIDDVPVAPTEAPVVEEAANSVADVGKRERRKRGFGDAPLEGDPNLIQLPPLITELTPDQEEMLEEAKKYCMEQSVAHVLRKQTTSQQQNMMALQEAAQRQRALMLMCRIYVGSIYYELKDENIKAVFTPFGPIRSIDMSFDPQTQRHKGYAFIEYETPEAAQIALEQMNGVVVGGRNIKVGRPNNVPQAAPVIAQLHQEAENWHRVYVGSIHPDLSEVDVKSVFEAFGRIKSCELCPEPSRPNRHRGYGYVEYDNRQSKLDAIASMNLFELGGQYLRVGKGLTPPLPFPGTPGAINPFVAVAPPSAPTTLPPAAAAAAAAVTAKIAQTELSEQLHGEPTHTVLRREPSPPIAAFSSPPAVVQPKVSPAEVAAKAAKAVANAKASADKVSASVKAGLPESASLQEEESMEIKGSNARLMLMQKLSSRQLESSVMVLKNMVTADEVDEELEAEVTDECGKYGSVRKVVIYQERQGDEEDAEVIVKIFVAFSSMSGAEAGVKALDSRWFGGKMVRAELYDEVKFKANQLSD; from the exons GAGACCCGAATCTAATACAGCTGCCTCCTTTGATCACTGAATTGACTCCAGACCAAGAGGAAATGCTAGAGGAAGCAAAGAAATATTGCATGGAACAGTCTGTGGCTCAT GTGTTGAGGAAACAAACGACCTCACAGCAGCAGAACATGATGGCTCTGCAGGAAGCTGCACAGAGGCAGAGGGCATTGATGCTTATGTGCAG AATCTATGTCGGCAGCATCTACTATGAACTAAAGGATGAGAACATTAAAGCTGTTTTTACTCCTTTTGGTCCTATTAGAAGCATTGACATGTCATTTGACCCTCAGACACAACGTCACAAAGGATACGCATTCATAGAATATGAAACTCCAGAAGCAGCTCAGATTGCTCTTGAACAGATGAATGGTGTGGTTGTGGGAGGGAGAAACATCAAG GTTGGAAGGCCTAACAATGTTCCACAGGCTGCACCTGTCATTGCACAGTTGCATCAAGAGGCAGAAAATTGGCACCGAGTCTATGTTGGATCAATCCATCCTGATCTGAGTGAGGTTGATGTCAAGAG TGTTTTTGAGGCATTTGGGAGGATTAAGTCTTGTGAACTTTGTCCTGAACCATCCAGACCAAACCGTCACAGAGGATATGGCTACGTAGAATATGACAATCGACAGTCTAAACTTGATGCCATAGCTTCCATGAACTTGTTTGAGCTTGGTGGTCAGTACCTTAGAGTTGGCAAG GGATTGACACCACCTCTTCCTTTTCCTGGTACTCCCGGTGCTATTAATCCTTTCGTAGCCGTAGCTCCACCGTCTGCTCCTACAACTCTTCCTCCAGCAGcggcagctgctgctgctgcagttacAGCAAAGATTGCTCAGACAGAGCTAAGTG AACAGTTGCATGGAGAACCAACTCACACAGTTTTGCGAAGAGAGCCTTCTCCGCCAATTGCTGCTTTCTCTTCTCCACCAGCTGTTGTGCAGCCTAAAGTATCTCCTGCCGAAGTAGCAGCCAAAGCTGCTAAGGCTGTTGCAAATGCAAAGGCATCTGCTGACAAAGTGTCTGCGTCTGTCAAGGCTGGACTTCCAGAATCAGCCAGTCTGCAGGAAGAAGAATCAATGGAAATCAAAGGTTCTAATGCTCGATTGATGCTCATGCAGAAGCTGTCAAGCAGACAATTAGAG TCGTCTGTAATGGTATTGAAAAATATGGTTACTGCTGATGAAGTTGATGAGGAGCTTGAGGCTGAAGTCACTGATGAGTGTGGGAAATATGGATCTGTAAGGAAAGTTGTAATATATCAAGAGAGACAGGGAGACGAAGAGGATGCTGAAGTTATAGTCAAGATATTTGTTGCTTTTAGTTCCATGAGTG GAGCAGAGGCGGGTGTGAAAGCATTAGACAGTCGTTGGTTTGGAGGCAAGATGGTGAGAGCAGAACTGTATGATGAAGTGAAGTTCAAGGCAAATCAGCTGTCAGACTGA
- the LOC134185611 gene encoding poly(U)-binding-splicing factor PUF60-like isoform X3 codes for MLEEAKKYCMEQSVAHVLRKQTTSQQQNMMALQEAAQRQRALMLMCRIYVGSIYYELKDENIKAVFTPFGPIRSIDMSFDPQTQRHKGYAFIEYETPEAAQIALEQMNGVVVGGRNIKVGRPNNVPQAAPVIAQLHQEAENWHRVYVGSIHPDLSEVDVKSVFEAFGRIKSCELCPEPSRPNRHRGYGYVEYDNRQSKLDAIASMNLFELGGQYLRVGKGLTPPLPFPGTPGAINPFVAVAPPSAPTTLPPAAAAAAAAVTAKIAQTELSEQLHGEPTHTVLRREPSPPIAAFSSPPAVVQPKVSPAEVAAKAAKAVANAKASADKVSASVKAGLPESASLQEEESMEIKGSNARLMLMQKLSSRQLESSVMVLKNMVTADEVDEELEAEVTDECGKYGSVRKVVIYQERQGDEEDAEVIVKIFVAFSSMSGAEAGVKALDSRWFGGKMVRAELYDEVKFKANQLSD; via the exons ATGCTAGAGGAAGCAAAGAAATATTGCATGGAACAGTCTGTGGCTCAT GTGTTGAGGAAACAAACGACCTCACAGCAGCAGAACATGATGGCTCTGCAGGAAGCTGCACAGAGGCAGAGGGCATTGATGCTTATGTGCAG AATCTATGTCGGCAGCATCTACTATGAACTAAAGGATGAGAACATTAAAGCTGTTTTTACTCCTTTTGGTCCTATTAGAAGCATTGACATGTCATTTGACCCTCAGACACAACGTCACAAAGGATACGCATTCATAGAATATGAAACTCCAGAAGCAGCTCAGATTGCTCTTGAACAGATGAATGGTGTGGTTGTGGGAGGGAGAAACATCAAG GTTGGAAGGCCTAACAATGTTCCACAGGCTGCACCTGTCATTGCACAGTTGCATCAAGAGGCAGAAAATTGGCACCGAGTCTATGTTGGATCAATCCATCCTGATCTGAGTGAGGTTGATGTCAAGAG TGTTTTTGAGGCATTTGGGAGGATTAAGTCTTGTGAACTTTGTCCTGAACCATCCAGACCAAACCGTCACAGAGGATATGGCTACGTAGAATATGACAATCGACAGTCTAAACTTGATGCCATAGCTTCCATGAACTTGTTTGAGCTTGGTGGTCAGTACCTTAGAGTTGGCAAG GGATTGACACCACCTCTTCCTTTTCCTGGTACTCCCGGTGCTATTAATCCTTTCGTAGCCGTAGCTCCACCGTCTGCTCCTACAACTCTTCCTCCAGCAGcggcagctgctgctgctgcagttacAGCAAAGATTGCTCAGACAGAGCTAAGTG AACAGTTGCATGGAGAACCAACTCACACAGTTTTGCGAAGAGAGCCTTCTCCGCCAATTGCTGCTTTCTCTTCTCCACCAGCTGTTGTGCAGCCTAAAGTATCTCCTGCCGAAGTAGCAGCCAAAGCTGCTAAGGCTGTTGCAAATGCAAAGGCATCTGCTGACAAAGTGTCTGCGTCTGTCAAGGCTGGACTTCCAGAATCAGCCAGTCTGCAGGAAGAAGAATCAATGGAAATCAAAGGTTCTAATGCTCGATTGATGCTCATGCAGAAGCTGTCAAGCAGACAATTAGAG TCGTCTGTAATGGTATTGAAAAATATGGTTACTGCTGATGAAGTTGATGAGGAGCTTGAGGCTGAAGTCACTGATGAGTGTGGGAAATATGGATCTGTAAGGAAAGTTGTAATATATCAAGAGAGACAGGGAGACGAAGAGGATGCTGAAGTTATAGTCAAGATATTTGTTGCTTTTAGTTCCATGAGTG GAGCAGAGGCGGGTGTGAAAGCATTAGACAGTCGTTGGTTTGGAGGCAAGATGGTGAGAGCAGAACTGTATGATGAAGTGAAGTTCAAGGCAAATCAGCTGTCAGACTGA
- the LOC134185318 gene encoding ATP-dependent translocase ABCB1-like: protein MSKFVVTNATNEQKAYAKADSTAEEAISSIRTVISFGGEELEAKRYESAVVDAQRVSRLNTLILSVVVGVMYFLVFGTCALAFWYIGYLVRTESASAGKKLIVRQISDQYWIVFVQIQLLSKAFIAVLRAAFALGNIVPSVEMVSAAKGAAVSVFSIISLKPKIDSLSAEGSTVAEDKLNGDLEFGNVSFSYSARPDKQVLTDINLTIKSGETLALVGPSGSGKSTIVQLIQRFYDPTTGEIYLDQHNLKSLNVHWLRKQIGVVSQEPVLFATTIAENIRYGHPDVSFADIVRAAKAANVHDFIKSLPEQYDTQVGAAGSLLSGGQKQRIAIARALVNHPKVLLLDEATSALDSNNEGLVQDALDRAQKGRTTVVIAHRLITVLKATKIAVIVNGVIEEMGSHGVLMAKKGAYYSLIASQNHLHHSTGEVTAHAEPSARDLWQRLCDVVHFQSAFVQRFQTFRQQSRKVSIKQRPERNKSFRVPGGSSYYRPSRISRNTLDRASRGQESLNCRLLSRQSTTFAIQVGNDNEPAGNEPAGNESQPLPPSLMQLIKLNISEWQCLLWGSVSAIVAGIVMPIFAYVFAEVLQTFTKTCSAIESQLITWSSVLVGIGVVAGLAECLKNYCLGHASEHLISRIRVMAFRGVLQQDVAWFDNSCHSVGLVCSRLAHDAAEIKPGPGGQIISIGQSFVTVLTTFTVSFIFNWPLTFVMLELAPILVIIGVVQFKVLAQYERTIQENIELANSLAVEAIANIQTVAQLTSEDRLLQRYSDLLKKPFAVASVRNYLVGFLNGLLEAMLFFAAAVVFRFGVWEIEEFHELAFNDVLVVFGCLVFGALSIGQALALSSDAAQARLAAAQVFEYINSKPLINIDCKDGVHTEIAGRVCFNEVSFAYPSRVKTIVLNKMNLTAEAGQTVAIVGASGCGKSTCIQLLQRFYDAHMGRLQVDGCDVHNFNVKYLRSQMALVSQEPVLFARSIRENIAYGDHSRQVSQQEVEDAASAANIHSFIVSLPNGYDTLLGEKGRQLSGGQKQRIAIARALIRKPKILLLDEATSALDSESEKVVQEALDRARQGRTCFVIAHHLATIEHADKIAVMREGQLIEEGTHAQLMQLQRLYYSFHAGRIA from the exons ATGTCTAAG TTTGTTGTTACTAATGCAACCAATGAGCAGAAGGCATATGCTAAGGCTGACAGCACCGCTGAGGAGGCCATATCATCTATTCGAACAGTTATTTCATTTGGAGGCGAAGAATTAGAAGCAAAGAG gtATGAGTCTGCAGTAGTTGATGCTCAACGTGTCTCACGGTTGAATACTCTCATATTAAGTGTTGTAGTGGGCGTCATGTATTTTCTTGTGTTTGGCACGTGTGCATTGGCTTTTTG GTATATTGGATATCTTGTTCGAACTGAATCGGCATCAGCTGGAAAAAAATTGATAGTAAGGCAAATTTCTGATCAATACTGGATTGTCTTTGTGCAAATACAATTGTTGTCGAAG GCATTTATAGCTGTTCTTCGTGCTGCATTTGCTTTGGGAAATATTGTACCAAGTGTCGAAATGGTTTCAGCAGCCAAAGGTGCTGCTGTCAGTGTGTTCAGCATAATAAGTCTG AAACCAAAAATTGATTCATTGTCTGCTGAAGGAAGCACAGTAGCTGAAGACAAACTAAATGGAGATCTTGAATTTGGAAATGTATCTTTTTCATATTCTGCAAGACCAGATAAACAG GTTCTGACTGACATAAATTTGACCATTAAAAGTGGTGAAACTCTGGCACTAGTTGGTCCAAGTGGCTCAGGAAAAAGTACAATTGTTCAACTAATTCAGAGGTTTTATGACCCAACTACAGGAGAG ATATATCTGGATCAGCACAATTTGAAATCATTGAATGTGCATTGGCTGCGAAAACAAATTGGTGTTGTCAGTCAAGAGCCTGTGCTGTTTGCAACCACTATTGCTGAGAACATTCGATATGGCCATCCAGATGTCTCATTTGCAGACATTGTCAGAGCTGCCAAAGCTGCTAATGTACATGACTTTATTAAGTCATTACCTGAG CAATACGATACACAAGTTGGAGCTGCTGGATCACTTCTGTCGGGTGGTCAGAAGCAGCGCATTGCCATTGCTCGTGCGTTAGTTAACCATCCCAAAGTTCTGCTATTGGATGAAGCAACATCTGCTCTTGACAGTAATAATGAAGGGCTTGTGCAGGATGCATTGGATAGAGCACAGAAAGGAAGGACAACTGTAGTGATTGCTCATCGACTGATTACAGTTTTGaaagcaacaaaaattgcaGTTATTGTTAATGGTGTGATAGAAGAGATGGGATCACATGGTGTGTTGATGGCCAAGAAAGGAGCATATTATAGTTTGATCGCTTCACAG AATCATTTACACCACAGCACTGGTGAAG tTACAGCACACGCGGAACCCAGTGCTAGAGACTTGTGGCAGAGATTGTGTGACGTTGTGCATTTTCAGTCAGCTTTTGTTCAAAGGTTTCAAACTTTCAGACAGCAATCAAGGAAAGTGTCAATAAAACAACGACCAGAAAGAAACAAAAGCTTTCGTGTTCCAGGTGGATCCAGTTATTACAGACCATCTAGAATCAGTCGTAATACATTGGACAGAGCCAGTCGAGGTCAAGAGTCTTTAAACTGTAGACTTCTTTCTCGTCAGTCAACTACGTTTGCTATACAAGTG GGTAATGACAATGAACCAGCTGGTAATGAACCAGCTGGTAATGAATCACAGCCACTACCACCTTCTCTAATGCAGTTGATTAAGTTGAATATTTCTGAATGGCAGTGTCTACTGTGGGGCAGTGTTAGTGCTATTGTTGCTGGGATTGTTATGCCTATCTTTGCATATGTTTTTGCTGAGGTTTTACAG ACCTTTACTAAGACATGCAGTGCTATTGAAAGCCAGCTGATTACTTGGTCATCTGTGTTAGTTGGAATTGGAGTTGTAGCTGGGCTGGCTGAGTGTTTAAAG AACTATTGTCTGGGACATGCTAGTGAGCATTTGATCAGTCGAATAAGGGTGATGGCGTTTCGAGGTGTTCTTCAACAA GATGTTGCTTGGTTTGATAATTCGTGTCATTCTGTTGGTCTTGTTTGTTCTCGTCTGGCTCATGATGCAGCAGAAATAAAGCCA GGTCCTGGAGGTCAAATAATTTCAATTGGCCAATCATTTGTAACAGTGTTAACTACTTTCACTGTGTCTTTTATCTTTAATTGGCCACTGACGTTTGTGATGCTTGAATTAGCACCCATCTTGGTCATTATTGGTGTTGTCCAGTTCAAGGTTTTAGCACAATATGAGAGAACTATACAAGAAAACATTGAATTAGCCAACAGTTTGGCTGTTGAGGCTATAgccaacatacaaacagttgCACAACTGACAAGTGAGGATAGACTACTGCAGAGATATAGTGACCTTTTGAAGAAGCCGTTTGCAGTTGCTTCTGTTCGAAATTATTTGGTGGGTTTTTTGAATGGCTTGCTTGAGGCAATGCTGTTTTTTGCTGCTGCAGTAGTGTTTCGATTTGGAGTATGGGAAATTGAAGAGTTCCATGAATTGGCATTCAACGATGTGCTAGT TGTGTTTGGCTGTCTTGTGTTTGGTGctttgtctattggtcaggCATTGGCTCTTTCTTCTGATGCTGCCCAAGCTCGTTTGGCTGCAGCTCAGGTGTTTGAGTACATTAATTCGAAACCACttatcaatattgactgtaaaGATGGCGTGCACACA GAAATTGCTGGCCGTGTTTGTTTCAATGAAGTTTCGTTTGCATATCCATCGCGTGTCAAGACTATTGTGTTGAATAAGATGAATCTTACTGCAGAAGCAGGCCAGACTGTAGCAATTGTTGGAGCAAGTGGTTGCGGAAAGAGCACATGCATTCAACTGTTGCAAAGGTTCTATGATGCTCATATGGGGAGATTG CAAGTGGATGGTTGCGATGTCCATAATTTCAATGTGAAGTACCTTCGTTCTCAGATGGCTCTAGTTAGTCAGGAGCCAGTGCTGTTTGCACGTAGTATTCGAGAAAACATTGCATATGGTGATCACTCACGGCAAGTCTCCCAACAAGAGGTCGAAGATGCAGCATCTGCTGCTAATATCCACTCTTTCATCGTCTCTTTGCCAAATGGGTATGATACATTGTTGGGTGAGAAAGGAAGACAGTTGTCTGGTGGTCAAAAGCAACGAATAGCTATTGCTCGAGCTTTAATCCGTAAACCCAAGATCCTACTCTTGGATGAAGCAACCTCAGCACTTGACAGTGAAAGTGAAAAG GTAGTGCAAGAGGCTCTTGATAGAGCTCGACAGGGCAGAACCTGCTTCGTGATTGCTCATCATTTAGCTACTATTGAACATGCAGATAAGATTGCAGTTATGAGAGAAGGACAACTTATTGAAGAAGGAACACATGCTCAGCTAATGCAACTTCAGCGATTGTATTACTCCTTCCATGCAGGAAGAATAGCGTAG